A genome region from Festucalex cinctus isolate MCC-2025b chromosome 17, RoL_Fcin_1.0, whole genome shotgun sequence includes the following:
- the kat7b gene encoding histone acetyltransferase KAT7 isoform X2, producing the protein MPRRRQRHMPGSGSDGTEDSDSSAEREQTNSSESDGTRTKRQRLTRASTRLSQSSHDTADLKQAADHDESPPLTPTGNAPSSESELDISSPNASHDESQAKDQVNRDSDKDLSHRPKRRRCHETYNFNMKCPTPGCNSLGHLTGKHERHFAVSGCPLYHNLSADECKVKAVSREKQDDEVKGQEESNSRHATRHQTPTSKQSRYKEQVAEMRKGRNSGLQKEQKEKHMEHRQTHGNSREPLLENITSDYDLELFRKAQARASEDLEKLRIQGQITEGSNMIKTILFGRYELDTWYHSPYPEEYARLGRLYVCEFCLKYMKSQTILRRHMAKCVWKHPPGDEVYRKGAISVFEVDGKKNKIYCQNLCLLAKLFLDHKTLYYDVEPFLFYVMTEADNTGCHLVGYFSKEKNSFLNYNVSCILTMPQYMRQGFGKMLIDFSYLLSKVEEKVGSPERPLSDLGLISYRSYWKEVLLRYMHNFQGKEISIKEISQETAVNPVDIVSTLQSLQMLKYWKGKHLVLKRQDLIDEWKAKEVKRGNGNKTIDPSSLKWTPPKGT; encoded by the exons ATGCCTCGCAGACGtcag AGACATATGCCGGGGAGTGGTTCTGATGGAACTGAAGATTCGGACTCCTCCGCTGAAAGAGAGCAGACCAATAGTTCGGAAAGTGATGGGACCCGGACCAAGAGACAGCGTCTCACCAGAGCCTCCACTCGCCTGAGCCAGAGTTCCCATG ATACGGCTGACTTGAAGCAGGCCGCGGATCACGACGAATCCCCGCCACTGACGCCAACAGGGAATGCGCCATCCTCCGAGTCCGAGCTGGATATCTCCAGCCCGAATGCCTCTCATGATGAGAGCCAGGCCAAAGATCAGGTCAACAGAGACTCGGATAAGGACCTCTCCCACCGACCCAAACGTCGGCGATGCCACGAGACGTACAACTTTAACATGAAATGCCCGACCCCTGGATGCAATTCACTTG GTCACCTCACAGGAAAACATGAACGCCACTTTGCCGTGTCAGGTTGCCCGCTGTACCATAACTTGTCTGCAGATGAATGCAAG GTAAAAGCTGTCAGCCGTGAGAAGCAAGATGATGAGGTGAAAGGACAAGAAGAAAGCAATTCCCGCCATGCAACTCGTCACCAG ACCCCGACATCGAAGCAAAGCAGATACAAAGAGCAGGTGGCGGAAATGAGGAAGGGCAGAAACTCTGGCCTGCAGAAGgaacagaaagaaaaacacatg GAGCATCGGCAGACGCACGGCAACAGCAGGGAGCCTCTGCTGGAAAACATCACCAGCGATTATGACTTGGAGCTTTTCAGGAAAGCGCAGGCTCGCGCCTCGGAAGACCTG GAGAAGCTGCGCATCCAAGGTCAGATCACGGAGGGCAGCAACATGATCAAGACCATCCTGTTTGGCCGCTACGAGCTGGACACCTGGTACCACTCGCCATATCCCGAGGAGTACGCCCGCCTGGGTCGCCTCTACGTGTGCGAATTTTGCCTCAAGTACATGAAGAGCCAGACCATCCTCAGGCGACACATG gCCAAGTGTGTGTGGAAGCATCCCCCAGGAGACGAAGTGTACAGAAAAGGTGCCATATCCGTGTTTGAAGTTGACGGCAAGAAAAATAAG ATCTACTGCCAGAACCTGTGTTTACTCGCCAAACTCTTCCTGGACCACAAGACGCTATACTACGACGTGGAGCCTTTTCTGTTTTATGTCATGACCGAGGCCGACAACACAGGATGCCATTTAGTGGGATACTTTTCGAAA GAAAAAAATTCCTTCCTCAACTACAATGTTTCCTGCATTCTGACAATGCCCCAGTACATGAGGCAAGGCTTCGGCAAGATGCTCATCGACTTCA gCTACCTTCTGTCCAAAGTGGAGGAGAAGGTGGGCTCGCCAGAGAGGCCTCTGTCGGACCTCGGCCTCATCAGCTACCGCAGCTACTGGAAGGAAGTCTTACTCCGGTACATGCACAACTTCCAAGGAAAGGAGATTTCGATTAAAG AGATTAGTCAGGAAACTGCCGTCAATCCCGTGGACATTGTGAGCACGCTACAGTCTCTTCAGATGCTCAAATACTGGAAGGGGAAGCACTTGGTATTGAAGCGACAG GACCTGATTGATGAGTGGAAAGCAAAGGAGGTGAAGCGAGGCAACGGCAACAAAACCATTGACCCCAGCTCGCTGAAATGGACCCCTCCCAAGGGGACATAA
- the LOC144005559 gene encoding putative protein PTGES3L isoform X2, whose amino-acid sequence MNKPKIVRPKECQPAHAVWFDRKKYVTINFKVQKPKDVQVDIQTDKMILCCKNDTDDVIYNELHFYEKIQIHDSRERVYDRTINVLLRKIKPDYAWPRLQKDPEKPSWISVDFDNWRDWENEEDDGREEYEKYVDMIQDMSTSNKGAAPDMGDLSDSD is encoded by the exons ATGAACAAACCTAAAATTGTTCGACCCAAGGAATG TCAGCCAGCACACGCGGTGTGGTTTGACAGGAAAAAATATGTCACCATTAACTTCAAGGTGCAAAAACCTAAAGATGTCCAAGTTGATATCCAGACAGACAAAATGATCTTGTG CTGCAAGAATGACACTGATGATGTAATCTACAATGAACTCCACTTCTATGAAAAAATCCAAATCCAT gATTCCAGAGAAAGAGTATATGACCGCACCATCAACGTCTTGCTGAGGAAAATAAAGCCTGATTATGCGTGGCCTCGTCTTCAGAAGGATCCAGAAAAG CCCAGTTGGATTTCTGTGGACTTTGATAACTGGCGGGATTGGGAGAACGAAGAAGACGACGGAAGGGAGGAGTATGAAAAATATGTCGAT ATGATCCAGGACATGTCCACCAGTAATAAAGGAGCAGCGCCAGACATGGGGGATCTTAGTGAT TCAGACTGA
- the LOC144005559 gene encoding alanyl-tRNA editing protein Aarsd1-like isoform X3, with translation MNKPKIVRPKECQPAHAVWFDRKKYVTINFKVQKPKDVQVDIQTDKMILCCKNDTDDVIYNELHFYEKIQIHDSRERVYDRTINVLLRKIKPDYAWPRLQKDPEKPSWISVDFDNWRDWENEEDDGREEYEKYVDMIQDMSTSNKGAAPDMGDLSDFVTTVTSCSPAELKQEIGGKKETVSGFTVKLEDTILFPEGGGQPDDHGLIADVPVLRVTRQGQDAAHFVATPLEIGQEVRVKVDWERRFDHMQQHSGQHLITALAENMFGYMTTSWELGRQRSTIELDAPTLKAAQVQELEQAANEKIRAHIPVTVKLLYNDGPEMEKVRSRGLPDDHVWPIRIVDIDGLDSNMCCGTHVSNLSHVQVIKLLGTEKGKKNKTNLIFLAGNRVLKYAEKSYNTERSLVALLKTGPDEHVEAVDKLQKSMKLLNKTNLSLVRDMAVLVAHNFTNDPHRGNFFSLHKKEGDSEFMNIIVNEINTQETLVFLTVGEEKGPGLFLLAGPSEQVTQMGPRLLELLQGKGAGKNGRFQGKANSLARRGEVEALLRQHCNQHTSQEE, from the exons ATGAACAAACCTAAAATTGTTCGACCCAAGGAATG TCAGCCAGCACACGCGGTGTGGTTTGACAGGAAAAAATATGTCACCATTAACTTCAAGGTGCAAAAACCTAAAGATGTCCAAGTTGATATCCAGACAGACAAAATGATCTTGTG CTGCAAGAATGACACTGATGATGTAATCTACAATGAACTCCACTTCTATGAAAAAATCCAAATCCAT gATTCCAGAGAAAGAGTATATGACCGCACCATCAACGTCTTGCTGAGGAAAATAAAGCCTGATTATGCGTGGCCTCGTCTTCAGAAGGATCCAGAAAAG CCCAGTTGGATTTCTGTGGACTTTGATAACTGGCGGGATTGGGAGAACGAAGAAGACGACGGAAGGGAGGAGTATGAAAAATATGTCGAT ATGATCCAGGACATGTCCACCAGTAATAAAGGAGCAGCGCCAGACATGGGGGATCTTAGTGAT TTTGTCACGACTGTGACTTCCTGCTCACCTGCGGAGCTCAAGCAGGAAATCGGTGGAAAGAAAGAAACTGTGAGTGGATTCACTGTGAAGCTGGAAGACACCATTTTGTTTCCTGAGGGTGGTGGCCAG CCAGATGACCACGGGCTGATAGCGGACGTCCCCGTTTTGAGGGTGACCAGACAGGGCCAAGACGCCGCTCACTTCGTGGCCACGCCCCTTGAGATTGGTCAGGAAGTGCGAGTGAAGGTCGACTGGGAGAGGAGGTTTGACCACATGCAGCAACACTCCG GACAACATCTGATCACAGCCTTGGCAGAAAACATGTTTGGATACATGACCACATCTTG ggAGCTTGGGCGTCAGAGAAGCACCATTGAACTGGACGCGCCGACTCTTAAAGCAGCCCAAGTACAAGAACTGGAGCAAGCGGCCAATGAGAAGATTAGAGCTCACATCCCAGTCACTGTTAAGCTCCTTTATAATGACGGCCCTGAAATGGAAAAG GTGAGGAGTCGGGGGCTGCCAGACGACCACGTGTGGCCAATTCGAATCGTTGACATCGATGGATTAGACTCCAACATGTGTTGCGGGACGCACGTGTCCAACCTCAGTCACGTACag gtgaTTAAGTTGCTGGGGACggagaaaggaaagaaaaacaaaaccaacctGATATTCCTGGCGGGAAACAGGGTGCTGAAATATGCAGAGAAAAGCTACAACACCGAGCGTTCTTTGGTGGCGCTTCTCAA AACCGGCCCTGATGAACATGTTGAGGCTGTGGACAAGTTGCAGAAGTCTATGAAGCTTTTGAATAAA acTAACTTGAGCCTAGTTCGGGACATGGCAGTCCTGGTCGCTCACAACTTTACGAATGACCCGCACAGAGGGAATTTCTTCAGCTTGCACAA AAAAGAAGGGGACAGTGAGTTCATGAACATCATTGTCAATGAAATCAACACTCAG GAAACTTTGGTTTTCCTGACTGTAGGAGAGGAAAAGGGGCCAGGTTTGTTTCTGCTAGCTGGACCCAGCGAGCAAGTGACGCAGATGGGACCACG GTTGTTAGAGCTGCTTCAAGGGAAGGGAGCCGGAAAAAACGGCCGTTTCCAAGGCAAAGCGAACAGCCTGGCACGGAGGGGGGAGGTGGAAGCTTTATTGCGACAACACTGTAACCAGCATACGTCACAAGAAGAATAA
- the kat7b gene encoding histone acetyltransferase KAT7 isoform X1, protein MKEHEHDFRHMPGSGSDGTEDSDSSAEREQTNSSESDGTRTKRQRLTRASTRLSQSSHDTADLKQAADHDESPPLTPTGNAPSSESELDISSPNASHDESQAKDQVNRDSDKDLSHRPKRRRCHETYNFNMKCPTPGCNSLGHLTGKHERHFAVSGCPLYHNLSADECKVKAVSREKQDDEVKGQEESNSRHATRHQTPTSKQSRYKEQVAEMRKGRNSGLQKEQKEKHMEHRQTHGNSREPLLENITSDYDLELFRKAQARASEDLEKLRIQGQITEGSNMIKTILFGRYELDTWYHSPYPEEYARLGRLYVCEFCLKYMKSQTILRRHMAKCVWKHPPGDEVYRKGAISVFEVDGKKNKIYCQNLCLLAKLFLDHKTLYYDVEPFLFYVMTEADNTGCHLVGYFSKEKNSFLNYNVSCILTMPQYMRQGFGKMLIDFSYLLSKVEEKVGSPERPLSDLGLISYRSYWKEVLLRYMHNFQGKEISIKEISQETAVNPVDIVSTLQSLQMLKYWKGKHLVLKRQDLIDEWKAKEVKRGNGNKTIDPSSLKWTPPKGT, encoded by the exons atgaaggaacaTGAACATGATTTT AGACATATGCCGGGGAGTGGTTCTGATGGAACTGAAGATTCGGACTCCTCCGCTGAAAGAGAGCAGACCAATAGTTCGGAAAGTGATGGGACCCGGACCAAGAGACAGCGTCTCACCAGAGCCTCCACTCGCCTGAGCCAGAGTTCCCATG ATACGGCTGACTTGAAGCAGGCCGCGGATCACGACGAATCCCCGCCACTGACGCCAACAGGGAATGCGCCATCCTCCGAGTCCGAGCTGGATATCTCCAGCCCGAATGCCTCTCATGATGAGAGCCAGGCCAAAGATCAGGTCAACAGAGACTCGGATAAGGACCTCTCCCACCGACCCAAACGTCGGCGATGCCACGAGACGTACAACTTTAACATGAAATGCCCGACCCCTGGATGCAATTCACTTG GTCACCTCACAGGAAAACATGAACGCCACTTTGCCGTGTCAGGTTGCCCGCTGTACCATAACTTGTCTGCAGATGAATGCAAG GTAAAAGCTGTCAGCCGTGAGAAGCAAGATGATGAGGTGAAAGGACAAGAAGAAAGCAATTCCCGCCATGCAACTCGTCACCAG ACCCCGACATCGAAGCAAAGCAGATACAAAGAGCAGGTGGCGGAAATGAGGAAGGGCAGAAACTCTGGCCTGCAGAAGgaacagaaagaaaaacacatg GAGCATCGGCAGACGCACGGCAACAGCAGGGAGCCTCTGCTGGAAAACATCACCAGCGATTATGACTTGGAGCTTTTCAGGAAAGCGCAGGCTCGCGCCTCGGAAGACCTG GAGAAGCTGCGCATCCAAGGTCAGATCACGGAGGGCAGCAACATGATCAAGACCATCCTGTTTGGCCGCTACGAGCTGGACACCTGGTACCACTCGCCATATCCCGAGGAGTACGCCCGCCTGGGTCGCCTCTACGTGTGCGAATTTTGCCTCAAGTACATGAAGAGCCAGACCATCCTCAGGCGACACATG gCCAAGTGTGTGTGGAAGCATCCCCCAGGAGACGAAGTGTACAGAAAAGGTGCCATATCCGTGTTTGAAGTTGACGGCAAGAAAAATAAG ATCTACTGCCAGAACCTGTGTTTACTCGCCAAACTCTTCCTGGACCACAAGACGCTATACTACGACGTGGAGCCTTTTCTGTTTTATGTCATGACCGAGGCCGACAACACAGGATGCCATTTAGTGGGATACTTTTCGAAA GAAAAAAATTCCTTCCTCAACTACAATGTTTCCTGCATTCTGACAATGCCCCAGTACATGAGGCAAGGCTTCGGCAAGATGCTCATCGACTTCA gCTACCTTCTGTCCAAAGTGGAGGAGAAGGTGGGCTCGCCAGAGAGGCCTCTGTCGGACCTCGGCCTCATCAGCTACCGCAGCTACTGGAAGGAAGTCTTACTCCGGTACATGCACAACTTCCAAGGAAAGGAGATTTCGATTAAAG AGATTAGTCAGGAAACTGCCGTCAATCCCGTGGACATTGTGAGCACGCTACAGTCTCTTCAGATGCTCAAATACTGGAAGGGGAAGCACTTGGTATTGAAGCGACAG GACCTGATTGATGAGTGGAAAGCAAAGGAGGTGAAGCGAGGCAACGGCAACAAAACCATTGACCCCAGCTCGCTGAAATGGACCCCTCCCAAGGGGACATAA
- the kat7b gene encoding histone acetyltransferase KAT7 isoform X4: MKEHEHDFRHMPGSGSDGTEDSDSSAEREQTNSSESDGTRTKRQRLTRASTRLSQSSHDTADLKQAADHDESPPLTPTGNAPSSESELDISSPNASHDESQAKDQVNRDSDKDLSHRPKRRRCHETYNFNMKCPTPGCNSLGHLTGKHERHFAVSGCPLYHNLSADECKVKAVSREKQDDEVKGQEESNSRHATRHQTPTSKQSRYKEQVAEMRKGRNSGLQKEQKEKHMEHRQTHGNSREPLLENITSDYDLELFRKAQARASEDLEKLRIQGQITEGSNMIKTILFGRYELDTWYHSPYPEEYARLGRLYVCEFCLKYMKSQTILRRHMAKCVWKHPPGDEVYRKGAISVFEVDGKKNKIYCQNLCLLAKLFLDHKTLYYDVEPFLFYVMTEADNTGCHLVGYFSKEKNSFLNYNVSCILTMPQYMRQGFGKMLIDFSYLLSKVEEKVGSPERPLSDLGLISYRSYWKEVLLRYMHNFQGKEISIKGPD; the protein is encoded by the exons atgaaggaacaTGAACATGATTTT AGACATATGCCGGGGAGTGGTTCTGATGGAACTGAAGATTCGGACTCCTCCGCTGAAAGAGAGCAGACCAATAGTTCGGAAAGTGATGGGACCCGGACCAAGAGACAGCGTCTCACCAGAGCCTCCACTCGCCTGAGCCAGAGTTCCCATG ATACGGCTGACTTGAAGCAGGCCGCGGATCACGACGAATCCCCGCCACTGACGCCAACAGGGAATGCGCCATCCTCCGAGTCCGAGCTGGATATCTCCAGCCCGAATGCCTCTCATGATGAGAGCCAGGCCAAAGATCAGGTCAACAGAGACTCGGATAAGGACCTCTCCCACCGACCCAAACGTCGGCGATGCCACGAGACGTACAACTTTAACATGAAATGCCCGACCCCTGGATGCAATTCACTTG GTCACCTCACAGGAAAACATGAACGCCACTTTGCCGTGTCAGGTTGCCCGCTGTACCATAACTTGTCTGCAGATGAATGCAAG GTAAAAGCTGTCAGCCGTGAGAAGCAAGATGATGAGGTGAAAGGACAAGAAGAAAGCAATTCCCGCCATGCAACTCGTCACCAG ACCCCGACATCGAAGCAAAGCAGATACAAAGAGCAGGTGGCGGAAATGAGGAAGGGCAGAAACTCTGGCCTGCAGAAGgaacagaaagaaaaacacatg GAGCATCGGCAGACGCACGGCAACAGCAGGGAGCCTCTGCTGGAAAACATCACCAGCGATTATGACTTGGAGCTTTTCAGGAAAGCGCAGGCTCGCGCCTCGGAAGACCTG GAGAAGCTGCGCATCCAAGGTCAGATCACGGAGGGCAGCAACATGATCAAGACCATCCTGTTTGGCCGCTACGAGCTGGACACCTGGTACCACTCGCCATATCCCGAGGAGTACGCCCGCCTGGGTCGCCTCTACGTGTGCGAATTTTGCCTCAAGTACATGAAGAGCCAGACCATCCTCAGGCGACACATG gCCAAGTGTGTGTGGAAGCATCCCCCAGGAGACGAAGTGTACAGAAAAGGTGCCATATCCGTGTTTGAAGTTGACGGCAAGAAAAATAAG ATCTACTGCCAGAACCTGTGTTTACTCGCCAAACTCTTCCTGGACCACAAGACGCTATACTACGACGTGGAGCCTTTTCTGTTTTATGTCATGACCGAGGCCGACAACACAGGATGCCATTTAGTGGGATACTTTTCGAAA GAAAAAAATTCCTTCCTCAACTACAATGTTTCCTGCATTCTGACAATGCCCCAGTACATGAGGCAAGGCTTCGGCAAGATGCTCATCGACTTCA gCTACCTTCTGTCCAAAGTGGAGGAGAAGGTGGGCTCGCCAGAGAGGCCTCTGTCGGACCTCGGCCTCATCAGCTACCGCAGCTACTGGAAGGAAGTCTTACTCCGGTACATGCACAACTTCCAAGGAAAGGAGATTTCGATTAAAG GACCTGATTGA
- the kat7b gene encoding histone acetyltransferase KAT7 isoform X3, with amino-acid sequence MKEHEHDFRHMPGSGSDGTEDSDSSAEREQTNSSESDGTRTKRQRLTRASTRLSQSSHDTADLKQAADHDESPPLTPTGNAPSSESELDISSPNASHDESQAKDQVNRDSDKDLSHRPKRRRCHETYNFNMKCPTPGCNSLGHLTGKHERHFAVSGCPLYHNLSADECKVKAVSREKQDDEVKGQEESNSRHATRHQTPTSKQSRYKEQVAEMRKGRNSGLQKEQKEKHMEHRQTHGNSREPLLENITSDYDLELFRKAQARASEDLEKLRIQGQITEGSNMIKTILFGRYELDTWYHSPYPEEYARLGRLYVCEFCLKYMKSQTILRRHMAKCVWKHPPGDEVYRKGAISVFEVDGKKNKIYCQNLCLLAKLFLDHKTLYYDVEPFLFYVMTEADNTGCHLVGYFSKEKNSFLNYNVSCILTMPQYMRQGFGKMLIDFSYLLSKVEEKVGSPERPLSDLGLISYRSYWKEVLLRYMHNFQGKEISIKGPRDASIV; translated from the exons atgaaggaacaTGAACATGATTTT AGACATATGCCGGGGAGTGGTTCTGATGGAACTGAAGATTCGGACTCCTCCGCTGAAAGAGAGCAGACCAATAGTTCGGAAAGTGATGGGACCCGGACCAAGAGACAGCGTCTCACCAGAGCCTCCACTCGCCTGAGCCAGAGTTCCCATG ATACGGCTGACTTGAAGCAGGCCGCGGATCACGACGAATCCCCGCCACTGACGCCAACAGGGAATGCGCCATCCTCCGAGTCCGAGCTGGATATCTCCAGCCCGAATGCCTCTCATGATGAGAGCCAGGCCAAAGATCAGGTCAACAGAGACTCGGATAAGGACCTCTCCCACCGACCCAAACGTCGGCGATGCCACGAGACGTACAACTTTAACATGAAATGCCCGACCCCTGGATGCAATTCACTTG GTCACCTCACAGGAAAACATGAACGCCACTTTGCCGTGTCAGGTTGCCCGCTGTACCATAACTTGTCTGCAGATGAATGCAAG GTAAAAGCTGTCAGCCGTGAGAAGCAAGATGATGAGGTGAAAGGACAAGAAGAAAGCAATTCCCGCCATGCAACTCGTCACCAG ACCCCGACATCGAAGCAAAGCAGATACAAAGAGCAGGTGGCGGAAATGAGGAAGGGCAGAAACTCTGGCCTGCAGAAGgaacagaaagaaaaacacatg GAGCATCGGCAGACGCACGGCAACAGCAGGGAGCCTCTGCTGGAAAACATCACCAGCGATTATGACTTGGAGCTTTTCAGGAAAGCGCAGGCTCGCGCCTCGGAAGACCTG GAGAAGCTGCGCATCCAAGGTCAGATCACGGAGGGCAGCAACATGATCAAGACCATCCTGTTTGGCCGCTACGAGCTGGACACCTGGTACCACTCGCCATATCCCGAGGAGTACGCCCGCCTGGGTCGCCTCTACGTGTGCGAATTTTGCCTCAAGTACATGAAGAGCCAGACCATCCTCAGGCGACACATG gCCAAGTGTGTGTGGAAGCATCCCCCAGGAGACGAAGTGTACAGAAAAGGTGCCATATCCGTGTTTGAAGTTGACGGCAAGAAAAATAAG ATCTACTGCCAGAACCTGTGTTTACTCGCCAAACTCTTCCTGGACCACAAGACGCTATACTACGACGTGGAGCCTTTTCTGTTTTATGTCATGACCGAGGCCGACAACACAGGATGCCATTTAGTGGGATACTTTTCGAAA GAAAAAAATTCCTTCCTCAACTACAATGTTTCCTGCATTCTGACAATGCCCCAGTACATGAGGCAAGGCTTCGGCAAGATGCTCATCGACTTCA gCTACCTTCTGTCCAAAGTGGAGGAGAAGGTGGGCTCGCCAGAGAGGCCTCTGTCGGACCTCGGCCTCATCAGCTACCGCAGCTACTGGAAGGAAGTCTTACTCCGGTACATGCACAACTTCCAAGGAAAGGAGATTTCGATTAAAG
- the LOC144005559 gene encoding alanyl-tRNA editing protein Aarsd1-like isoform X1: MAFQCQRDCYMKEFVTTVTSCSPAELKQEIGGKKETVSGFTVKLEDTILFPEGGGQPDDHGLIADVPVLRVTRQGQDAAHFVATPLEIGQEVRVKVDWERRFDHMQQHSGQHLITALAENMFGYMTTSWELGRQRSTIELDAPTLKAAQVQELEQAANEKIRAHIPVTVKLLYNDGPEMEKVRSRGLPDDHVWPIRIVDIDGLDSNMCCGTHVSNLSHVQVIKLLGTEKGKKNKTNLIFLAGNRVLKYAEKSYNTERSLVALLKTGPDEHVEAVDKLQKSMKLLNKTNLSLVRDMAVLVAHNFTNDPHRGNFFSLHKKEGDSEFMNIIVNEINTQETLVFLTVGEEKGPGLFLLAGPSEQVTQMGPRLLELLQGKGAGKNGRFQGKANSLARRGEVEALLRQHCNQHTSQEE; encoded by the exons ATGGCTTTTCAGTGTCAGCGGGACTGCTATATGAAAGAG TTTGTCACGACTGTGACTTCCTGCTCACCTGCGGAGCTCAAGCAGGAAATCGGTGGAAAGAAAGAAACTGTGAGTGGATTCACTGTGAAGCTGGAAGACACCATTTTGTTTCCTGAGGGTGGTGGCCAG CCAGATGACCACGGGCTGATAGCGGACGTCCCCGTTTTGAGGGTGACCAGACAGGGCCAAGACGCCGCTCACTTCGTGGCCACGCCCCTTGAGATTGGTCAGGAAGTGCGAGTGAAGGTCGACTGGGAGAGGAGGTTTGACCACATGCAGCAACACTCCG GACAACATCTGATCACAGCCTTGGCAGAAAACATGTTTGGATACATGACCACATCTTG ggAGCTTGGGCGTCAGAGAAGCACCATTGAACTGGACGCGCCGACTCTTAAAGCAGCCCAAGTACAAGAACTGGAGCAAGCGGCCAATGAGAAGATTAGAGCTCACATCCCAGTCACTGTTAAGCTCCTTTATAATGACGGCCCTGAAATGGAAAAG GTGAGGAGTCGGGGGCTGCCAGACGACCACGTGTGGCCAATTCGAATCGTTGACATCGATGGATTAGACTCCAACATGTGTTGCGGGACGCACGTGTCCAACCTCAGTCACGTACag gtgaTTAAGTTGCTGGGGACggagaaaggaaagaaaaacaaaaccaacctGATATTCCTGGCGGGAAACAGGGTGCTGAAATATGCAGAGAAAAGCTACAACACCGAGCGTTCTTTGGTGGCGCTTCTCAA AACCGGCCCTGATGAACATGTTGAGGCTGTGGACAAGTTGCAGAAGTCTATGAAGCTTTTGAATAAA acTAACTTGAGCCTAGTTCGGGACATGGCAGTCCTGGTCGCTCACAACTTTACGAATGACCCGCACAGAGGGAATTTCTTCAGCTTGCACAA AAAAGAAGGGGACAGTGAGTTCATGAACATCATTGTCAATGAAATCAACACTCAG GAAACTTTGGTTTTCCTGACTGTAGGAGAGGAAAAGGGGCCAGGTTTGTTTCTGCTAGCTGGACCCAGCGAGCAAGTGACGCAGATGGGACCACG GTTGTTAGAGCTGCTTCAAGGGAAGGGAGCCGGAAAAAACGGCCGTTTCCAAGGCAAAGCGAACAGCCTGGCACGGAGGGGGGAGGTGGAAGCTTTATTGCGACAACACTGTAACCAGCATACGTCACAAGAAGAATAA